AAAAATTCTATTTATTCTAGAGTCTCGGTATGCGCGTTCCATAGGAGCTTCTGCCGAATACCCCATACCTCCGTAAATTTGTACACCTTCATCTACAATATAATCAAGCATTTCAGACCCCCATACTTTTAAAATAGCACATTCTATCGCGAACTGTTCTGTTGACTTTAACTTTGCTTGGGCAGGCTCCATCCCACTTGCTACCAAAGCATCGTATGCGTCGTCTATATTTTGGCCAGCTCGGTATGCAGCGCTCTCAACAGCAAAATTTCTAGCTGCCATCTCAGCGAGTTTATAACGTATTGCACCAAATTTTGAAATAGGCAGTTTAAATTGTACCCTTTCATTTGCATACTTTAAGGCTTGTGTAATAACCTTCCTAGACGAGCCTATCGCAGCTGCACCCAATTTTATCCTGCCGATGTTAAGAATATTTACAGCTATTTTAAATCCGTTCTCGCGTTCAGAGAGCATATTTTCTACTGGCACTGGGCAATCGTTGAAAAACACCTGACGAGTAGACGACCCCTTGATTCCTAACTTATGTTCTTCGGGATTCATGGTAACACCGCCAAAAGCTCGCTCCACAATAAATGCCGACAAATTTTTATCGTCGTCAATTTTGGCAAAAACAATAAATATGTCTGCAAATCCGCCGTTAGTGATCCACATCTTCTGACCGCTAAGTAGATAATGGGTCCCTTCAGCATTTAATTTTGCACTTGTTCTTCCGCTATTAGCATCAGAACCTGCATTAGGCTCAGTTAAACAATATGCAGCTTTATACTCGCCAGTGGCCAGTTTGGGGATATACCGCTGTTTCTGCTCGGCATTCCCGTAATATAGAATGGGCAATGTTCCAATGCCCGTATGAGCCGACAGTGCCACAGCAAAAGAATGTCCGGCACCGACAGCATCTGTGACGAGCATGGAAGTGTTGAAGTTCTTACCAAAACCTCCAAACTCTTCGGGTATAGACACACCTAAAATACCGAGTTCTCCTGCTTTATTAAGTAAAAGCTCCATAAGGCCCTCCTCTTGAGCGTCTATCCGATCAAGGTTAGGATTTACCTCCGAGTCCAAAAAGTCTTCACAGGTCTTCTTGATCATTAGCTGCTCCTCGTCAAATTCCTCTGGAATAAAAATATCTTGGAATTGTGTTTCTTTAATAACAAACTCTCCTCCTTTAATGCTTATTTTTTCCATGCTTTCCATATGCTTGATTTACTATATACATTATATAATTTTCTACACTTACAATATTTCAAATATTCCAGCAGCTCCCTGTCCGGTTCCCACACACATCGTTACCATACCATATTGCTGTTCACGTCGCTTCAGCTCGTTAAACAGTTGAACACTCAATTTAGCACCAGTGCAGCCCAATGGATGCCCTAAGGCAATAGCTCCTCCATTCACATTGATGATCTCTTGATTTAACCCGAGCTCCCTAACAACAGCTAAGGATTGCGAAGCAAAAGCTTCATTCAATTCAATCAGTTGAATATCATCTTGCTTTAGACCAGCTTGCTTCAAAGCTTTTGGAATAGCTTCTATAGGACCTATTCCCATTATTCTTGGTGGAACACCTGCTACACCATAACTCACTAGTCTAGCAATTGGCTCAACGTTTAACTCTTTTAGCTTTGTTTCAGAAACGACCAAAACGAAAGCTGCCCCGTCTGATGTTTGCGAGGAATTACCGGCGGTAACACTGCCCCCCGCAGCAAAAACAGGTTTTAATTTAGCCAACAACTCCACATTGGTATCTGCTCTCGGTCCCTCATCTGTATCAACCACATATTCTTTATCCACTATTTTTCCTTCATTGATATAATTTTCTTTGATCGTTATAGGAACGATATCGTCTTTAAATTTACCGCTCTTTATAGCAGCCAATGCCTTTTGATGCGATTGAAAAGCAAATTCATCCATATCCGTGCGACTCACCTTAAACTCTTTGGCAACAGCCTCCGCTGTAAGCCCCATATTCCAATACCAATCCGGGTGGGTTTTAGCAACCGTTGGGTTTGGCACGAGCTTCCATCCGCCCATTGGCATTCCAGACATTACTTCGACACCACCAGCGACAATAATATCTGCCATACCGTTTTTTATTTTAGCGACCGCAGTGGCTATCGTTTCCAGTCCCGATGCACAGTAGCGATTAACTGTAACACCCGGAACTTTATCTGTATCTAAAGACATTAAAGAGATCAATCTTGCCACGTTGAGCCCTTGCTCCGCTTCCGGAGTAGCATTTCCCACTATCACATCATCTATTTGCGCTTTATCAAGATTGGGGATAGAATCAACTAAGCGTTTAATAACATGCGAGGCTAAATCATCTGCACGTGTAAAGCGAAAGCCACCCTTAGGGGCCTTACCCACAGCAGATCGGTAACCAGCTATAATATATGCTTCCATAAGTTTAATGTTAAAATGTAAGTTTTGTACTACATCGTGTATACATTCTTGTAGCACATAATAATATTAATTCCGTAGGGGCTTTCCTTTCGTCAACATATGTTGAATACGTTCTAATGTTTTTCGTTCAGCAGCTAATGCCAAGAATGCCCTACGTTCCAAATCGAGCAAATATTGTTCAGATACTTCCGTTGGCGACGACAAATTCCCACCACACATTACCCATCCTAATTTTTCAGAAATTTTTTGGTCGTGCTCACTAATATAATTACCCGATTTCATAGAATTTGCACCGACATATACAATACCTAAACCTTGGTTCCCTAAAACTTTGATATCATCTCGTTGAGCTGGTTGCGTATATCCCTTATCTGCTAACGCTAAGGCCTTTGATTTGGCATCTGCTAACAGTCTGCTACGGTTCATGGAAATCGCATATTTACCTTTTTCCAAATAACCAAGCTCATAAGCCTCAACAGCAGAAGTGCTTACTTTCGCCTGACCGATGGTCAGGAATCTATCCTTCAAAACATTTTGTGTTATCTGATCATTTTTATACTCATCAGATGCACGCAAGGCGAATTCCTTCGTCCCCCCCCCACCGGGTATAACTCCCACTCCAAACTCTACCAAACCCATATAAGTTTCCGCATGCAACTGTACAAAATCAGCGTGTAAAGCAAACTCGCATCCACCCCCAAGTGTTAAGTTAAAGGGCGCCACGACTACCGGTATACTAGAATAACGTAAACGCATCGAGGTGTCCTGGAACATTTTCACAGCCATATTCAATTCGTCATAGTCTTCTTCTACAGCCATCATAAAAATCATACCTATATTCGCCCCAGCTGAAAAATTTGCCCCGTCATTTCCAATGACCAACCCTTTATAATCTTTTTCAGCTATATCAATAGCCTTATTGATACCCTGAATAACGTCGCCACCAATGGTATTCATTTTCGTGCGAATTTCAGCATTAATAATACCATCGCCCAGGTCTATAATAGAAACCCCGCTATTCTTCCACAACGTTTTTGTTTCGCGTAGGTGATCCAGTATAATAAACTCTTCTGATCCCGGAATCGTTTTATAATTTTTGCTTGCCTGATCATAGAATTTCCTTTCACCATTTTCGATTTGATAGAAACTCTCATGCCCGCTCTCCAGCATTTCTATCACCCATGGAGCTACTTCTCCCGTTTGGCCAGGCAACCGTTTCTCTTCACCCTTAATTTTTTCTATTGTATCTCTAACTCCTAAGGCATCCCATACTTCAAATGGTCCGAATTCCCAACCAAATCCTGCGCGCATGGCGTCGTCGATACGAAAAAAGTCGTCCGTAATTTCAGGTACTCGCTTCGAAACATACTCAAACAACGGGTAATGCATGGCCTTAAAGAGAATTGCAGCCTTGTCATCCCCCTGTTCATAAACTTTCATTCTTTTAGCTAAATCATCTATTTTTTTTGTTTCCTCCAGCGTCGACGATTTCACCTTTTCTTGTTTTCGATAAGTTAGTTGCTTTAAGTCAAGTACTAATATCTCACTGTTACCTTTTTCATCTTTCTGTTTCTTGTAAAAGCCTTGTTTTGTCTTCTCTCCCAGCCACTTTTTTTCCGCCATCTCTAATACGTAACCAGGCAACTTAAAAATATCACGGGCCTCATCGTCGGGAACATTTTCATATAATCCATTGGCCACATTAACCATCGTATCTAAACCTACCACGTCCGATGTACGAAATGTTGCCGACTTTGGATGTCCCATCGCCGGACCAGTATATTTATCTACCTCTTCTACAGTTAAGTCCAGCTTCTCTACTAAATGGGTTACAGCTAACATAGAATAAACACCTATTCTGTTTCCAATAAAAGCAGGTGTATCCTTACAAAGCACCGTCGTCTTACCTAAGAATTTATCCCCATATTCCATTAAAAAGTCGACCACCTCATGATTGGTATGCGCTGTAGGAATAATCTCAAGTAAGCGTAAATAACGAGGAGGATTAAAAAAGTGTGTCCCACAAAAATTGTGTTTGAAATCATCGCTTCTATCTTTGATCATTAAGTGAATAGGTATTCCAGAGGTGTTAGAAGTGATCAGAGTTTCCGGCTTTCGGTATTTTTCCACTTGTTCAAAGATTTGCTTTTTTATCTCCAACTTTTCTACGACCACTTCTATCACCCAATCGGCCTGTGCTATTTTCTCCATATCATCTTGAAAATTGCCCGTCTCGATCAACTTAACATTTTTCTTACTGAACAACGGGGAAGGATTCGACTTTACGGCTGCATCTAGCGATTGCTTGACGATTCTGTTGCGAACGACTTTACTTTCCAAGCTAAGCTTTTTCGATTCCTCGTCAGCGGTGAGCTCCCTAGGAGGAATATCGAGAAGCAGCACAGATACACCTATATTTGCAAAATGACAAGCTATACGCGACCCCATAACACCAGAGCCAAGTACTGCCACTTTTTTAATCTTTCTGTTCATCATAATTGAAAATAATTTTATAGCAACCCATTATCGATCAACTAAATCGATTGCAGTTAAAAACTTATTTGGAGGATTCATCCTTCGGAATGTAATTCATAGCTAGGTCATTTAAACGTTTCAACATATCAATAAGTTTTGTTCTTTCTACATCTTTAATGTGATCGTCAAAATAATTATTGAAATCTCTTACGATATTCTTCGCTATTTCCCGCTTTGCTACCCCGAGCGGTGTAAGAAACACCCTTACTGATCGCTTGTCCTGCGTATCGGCTTGCCGATAAATCAACCCCTGCCCTTCCATACCGTTCAATATGCGAGATAGGCTAGTTGACTTGACTCCAAGCAATCCAGCTATCTGCGTAACTGCAGTTCCCTCCTTTCGAATATTGATCAGTAGATATCCTGTAGCTTGGGTAATACCATGTTTTGACGCTAAATGATTATATTTATTGGCAATTGATTGCCATGCTATTTTTAAATAATAGTCGATTGTGTTATCTTGACTCATAATTTACTATGCTTGCATAGCAAATCTACTATTTAATTTTAAAAATATCAAGGGTTATGATTTTAAATATCTGCAGATATGCTACTTCAAAGGTCAACAGCTTATTAATGCAAATTATATAGCCCGAACGATCAACTAAAACCTCGGGATGAAAAACAAATCATCCAAGTTTGCAAAAGAATTTATAAGTTTGCAGTTAGACGTATATTAACCTATAGAGCAGTGCAACTAAAAAAAACAGATAAAAGGTGTGGATTAAGCTCAAAAGAGTTTCTCGATCAATACTTGGATAAAGGTATTCCTGTCATTTTGGAAGACTTTGTTAGTAAAGATAGCCCGGCCTTTACTAAGTGGAACTATAGTTATTTCAAACAAATTGCTGGAGATCACATCATCGAGTTGTATGGCAAGGAAGATACTTCCAATGATCGGGCCAAGAGTGCTCCGGTAGCAAAAATGAAATTCTCAGAGTACCTGGATCTTATTGAACGGGAACCAACAGATTTAAGAATATTTCTTTTCAACTTAATAAAATTAAAACCTGAGTTAAACAACGACATTATCTACAACGATCTAACTGGAGGCAAGATCATTAAATGGTTACCATTTTTGTTTTTTGGTGGAGAAGGCTCCAGTACACGTAATCATTTTGACATTGATATGTCTCATGTATTTATCACCCAATACAAGGGAATTAAGAAAATATGGCTTTTCCCCTTAAATCAATCGGATCTCATGTACAGGCTACCCTATAACTTCCATAGTATAGCCAACCTCAAAAATCCCGATTATAGTAAATACCCCGCACTTAAATATCTTAATGGTTACGAAGCTGAAATCCACCCGGGCCAGACCTTAGTCATGCCTTCAGGGTACTGGCACTACATACAGT
This Olivibacter sp. SDN3 DNA region includes the following protein-coding sequences:
- a CDS encoding acyl-CoA dehydrogenase family protein, giving the protein MESMEKISIKGGEFVIKETQFQDIFIPEEFDEEQLMIKKTCEDFLDSEVNPNLDRIDAQEEGLMELLLNKAGELGILGVSIPEEFGGFGKNFNTSMLVTDAVGAGHSFAVALSAHTGIGTLPILYYGNAEQKQRYIPKLATGEYKAAYCLTEPNAGSDANSGRTSAKLNAEGTHYLLSGQKMWITNGGFADIFIVFAKIDDDKNLSAFIVERAFGGVTMNPEEHKLGIKGSSTRQVFFNDCPVPVENMLSERENGFKIAVNILNIGRIKLGAAAIGSSRKVITQALKYANERVQFKLPISKFGAIRYKLAEMAARNFAVESAAYRAGQNIDDAYDALVASGMEPAQAKLKSTEQFAIECAILKVWGSEMLDYIVDEGVQIYGGMGYSAEAPMERAYRDSRINRIFEGTNEVNRLLIVDMLLKRALKGELDLMGPAQAVAGELLAIPDFEDADDTLFAYEKRIIANLKKAGLLVAGAAVQQLMMTLQKEQEILMNIADIIGGVYIAESTLLRVEKLVQIKGTEEVKEQLDMARICLQTTVDKVYLSGKEALNSFAEGDELKMMLVGLRRFTKVAPFNIKEARQNVAKRLIEANKYCF
- a CDS encoding cupin-like domain-containing protein — translated: MQLKKTDKRCGLSSKEFLDQYLDKGIPVILEDFVSKDSPAFTKWNYSYFKQIAGDHIIELYGKEDTSNDRAKSAPVAKMKFSEYLDLIEREPTDLRIFLFNLIKLKPELNNDIIYNDLTGGKIIKWLPFLFFGGEGSSTRNHFDIDMSHVFITQYKGIKKIWLFPLNQSDLMYRLPYNFHSIANLKNPDYSKYPALKYLNGYEAEIHPGQTLVMPSGYWHYIQYVTEGYSISVRALPSKRMDKWRGFRNLVITRHFDNTMRKIFKDRWYQYKIERAMDRANRALKKIK
- a CDS encoding 3-hydroxyacyl-CoA dehydrogenase/enoyl-CoA hydratase family protein; the encoded protein is MMNRKIKKVAVLGSGVMGSRIACHFANIGVSVLLLDIPPRELTADEESKKLSLESKVVRNRIVKQSLDAAVKSNPSPLFSKKNVKLIETGNFQDDMEKIAQADWVIEVVVEKLEIKKQIFEQVEKYRKPETLITSNTSGIPIHLMIKDRSDDFKHNFCGTHFFNPPRYLRLLEIIPTAHTNHEVVDFLMEYGDKFLGKTTVLCKDTPAFIGNRIGVYSMLAVTHLVEKLDLTVEEVDKYTGPAMGHPKSATFRTSDVVGLDTMVNVANGLYENVPDDEARDIFKLPGYVLEMAEKKWLGEKTKQGFYKKQKDEKGNSEILVLDLKQLTYRKQEKVKSSTLEETKKIDDLAKRMKVYEQGDDKAAILFKAMHYPLFEYVSKRVPEITDDFFRIDDAMRAGFGWEFGPFEVWDALGVRDTIEKIKGEEKRLPGQTGEVAPWVIEMLESGHESFYQIENGERKFYDQASKNYKTIPGSEEFIILDHLRETKTLWKNSGVSIIDLGDGIINAEIRTKMNTIGGDVIQGINKAIDIAEKDYKGLVIGNDGANFSAGANIGMIFMMAVEEDYDELNMAVKMFQDTSMRLRYSSIPVVVAPFNLTLGGGCEFALHADFVQLHAETYMGLVEFGVGVIPGGGGTKEFALRASDEYKNDQITQNVLKDRFLTIGQAKVSTSAVEAYELGYLEKGKYAISMNRSRLLADAKSKALALADKGYTQPAQRDDIKVLGNQGLGIVYVGANSMKSGNYISEHDQKISEKLGWVMCGGNLSSPTEVSEQYLLDLERRAFLALAAERKTLERIQHMLTKGKPLRN
- a CDS encoding MarR family winged helix-turn-helix transcriptional regulator, which codes for MSQDNTIDYYLKIAWQSIANKYNHLASKHGITQATGYLLINIRKEGTAVTQIAGLLGVKSTSLSRILNGMEGQGLIYRQADTQDKRSVRVFLTPLGVAKREIAKNIVRDFNNYFDDHIKDVERTKLIDMLKRLNDLAMNYIPKDESSK
- a CDS encoding acetyl-CoA C-acyltransferase — protein: MEAYIIAGYRSAVGKAPKGGFRFTRADDLASHVIKRLVDSIPNLDKAQIDDVIVGNATPEAEQGLNVARLISLMSLDTDKVPGVTVNRYCASGLETIATAVAKIKNGMADIIVAGGVEVMSGMPMGGWKLVPNPTVAKTHPDWYWNMGLTAEAVAKEFKVSRTDMDEFAFQSHQKALAAIKSGKFKDDIVPITIKENYINEGKIVDKEYVVDTDEGPRADTNVELLAKLKPVFAAGGSVTAGNSSQTSDGAAFVLVVSETKLKELNVEPIARLVSYGVAGVPPRIMGIGPIEAIPKALKQAGLKQDDIQLIELNEAFASQSLAVVRELGLNQEIINVNGGAIALGHPLGCTGAKLSVQLFNELKRREQQYGMVTMCVGTGQGAAGIFEIL